The DNA window GGCATAGATCCCACATACCAGCCTGACTCTCAGAACAGGCGCTCTGCTCTACATGCTGCAGCTCAGAAAGGTCTGCTGGAAGTCTGCTACATGCTGGTACAGGTGAGAAAtcatcttgttttcttttcctgtgaTTTAGTAGATATGagtttaatgttaattttgaaaaattatGTGAACATTATGTGCTTTTACATTAAggattatatttgattttttaccGACAGGCCGGTGCTCAAGTCGATGCCCAGGACAAAGACCTGAGGACCCCTCTGTTGGAAGCGATCATCAACAATCACATAGAGGTGGCTCGTTACCTGGTCCAGAACGGTGCCTGCGTCTATCACGTTGTGAGTGTCTGTTAGCgcctaaaataaaaacatgaatgtgaactTTCAGAGGTTTGGTTGAGCTGGAtttcttatttgtttatgtCCTTGTTGTTGAGGAGGAAGACGGATATACTGGTCTCCACCACGCAGCCAAGCTGGGCAGCCTGGAAATCGTCACCATGCTGATGGAGACGGGGCAGGTTGACGTAAACGCACAGGTAAAGGAAGAGCCAAAATGGGCGTGTTTTAAGGTCATCCAATAACCTTTTTGTCTGTCGTTACCGCCCGTTTTTATTATCATTGATTTCAACTTTGCATCTAATAAGGATTCAActtaaggttttgtttttaaagttgagagcaataaaaaagataaatctCTGCTGAAAACCAGGACACTAATTTTGAATAATTGTGTGGAAACTGATCAAACTGTATCAGTAGGAGTAATTTTGATTCTTCTTCGTGGTTCGTCACAGGACAGCGGTGGCTGGACGCCGATTATCTGGGCTGCGGAGCACAAACACGTCGACGTGATCAAAGCGCTGCTGAACAGAGGAGCTGATGTTACTATTAATGATAAGGTAAGCTTGCACACTCACAACAGGGTTAGTAGAAAGTGTTATTATCAAcgttttttcttcttgctaTATTGCTTGCTGCTTATATAAGAATGCATAAGAAGATATTTGAatcagtatttgtgttttttgtttgttcctgATAATCTGACTGAATTGAATTAAATCCCTTGTCTattaattgtttcatttcatttatgctgttaaataaaaatgcatcacttcctttgtGCCACAGGACTTCCCATACATGGGGTGTTTagatgaaaaaatgttaaaagatacATAAACTGAAAATGGGTTGAATCCCAATTGTGTTTTGACAAGCAGTAACACTGatttaaaatggcaaaattttagcattcatgaaaatgtttcaggtTATTACTTTAAAGACCTCTTTTATTTTGACTCCAGGAGCTGAATGTGTGCCTCCACTGGGCAGCGTATGCAGGAAACGTGGATATAGCAGAGCTGGTGTTGAACGCCGGCTGCTCCCTCGCCTCAGTTAACATGCACGGAGACACGCCGCTCCACATCGCCGCCAGAGAAGGCTACTTGGAATGCGTTACGTGAGTCGATCACCAACTCTAAGCTTCGTTTAATGCAGGAATCACATGCATCAGTTAGGGAAAGCATGAGATTTGGCTGTTGGGGAAATTAAAGACTGTCCTATTCTCTGTTTCCATATACAAACGGTGAATAAAAGGTGGAATTGTGTGGACGTgatgtttatttctgtcacttctCTGCAGGTTGTTCCTCTCCAGAGGTGCAGATATTGACATCATGAACAGGGAAGGAGACACGCCCCTCACCCTCGCTCGAGCCGACACGCCGGTTTGGGTGGCACTGCAGATCAACAGGAAGCTGCGAAGGGGAATAACCAATCGCATGCTTCGGACGGAAAGAATCATCTGCAGGTAGGTGTTGTGACAACTGAACGGGGCGTTGTGTTCAAATCATGAACTtgttcctgctttttttttttttttttttctgataattaacttcctgtttttttttttactgcttgtTTCCTGTTCTAGTGACGTTGCGCAGGGCTATGAGAACGTACCCATCCCCTGTGTGAATGCAGTGGATGATGAGGGCTGTCCCTCAGACTACAAATATGtttcagaaaactgtgaaacttCAGCAATGAACATAGACCGCAACATTACACACTTGCAGGTAAAATGTAACTCAGGCTCCTGCTTTTCATAGTTTTCTCTTGATGATtcgcaaacacacagacaagcgCACAGCTGTTCGATCTGCCTAGAAAAATACATCTCATTcgtgtattttttttgttgttgttgttgttctcttcAGCACTGTAGCTGCACTGACGACTGCTCGTCTAGTAACTGTCTCTGTGGACAACTCAGCATCCGCTGCTGGTATGACAAGGTaaacagaaatgttgtttttataaacCACATCATTAAAGTAAGATTTTATCCAGAGAAGGAGCTATTTTTGGCATTATTTCACTATTTGCCAGGACTCTTCTTTAGCTTCAGACTGTCGAGTGGAATATTTAGTAGCGAGACAATCATTAAACAGAAAATTGACAAACTTCACGTGTATCACGTACTGTTCCCCATCATCTGAATctaatgcattttgtttttgtcatttttctgtcacCAGGACCAGCGGTTGCTTCAAGAGTTCAACAAAATTGAACCCCCACTCATATTTGAATGCAACATGGCATGTTCCTGTTACCGAACATGCAAGAACAGGGTGGTACAGGCAGGCATCAAGTAATAATTAAGTATAACTCATTTAAATTAACAGCAAATTTTAACTAATTATTACAGCTTCCagttaaaataaacatcaaCATCTTGCTGAAGGCAACATCGTCAAGATGTTAATGATTATCAAACTGGAGTCAATCACAGATGATTAACCACATAGCAGAGAGGGAGCCATGTGTTACAAATAGCAAACAATCTATCAAAGCCCAATTTTTCAGCTCAATATCCATTCAATGTCTTGCATAAGTCAAGTATTTCACTGCTTACTTTTATATTTGCTCACTTGCTGGCTACTATCTGAACCCCCacattttcttctcctttccttttaGAGTTCGTCTTCAGCTCTACAGGACAGAGAAGATGGGCTGGGGGGTTCGAGCCCTGCAGGACATTCCCCAGGGAAGCTTCATCTGCGAGTAAGAGGGGCTTTTCTGCTGGGCACACAGTATTATATGAAAGGTCAGAGGTTAAATATAAAGTTTtatccctttttttccccacacagaTATGTGGGGGAGCTGATCTCTGATGCAGAAGCAGATGTTAGAGAAGACGACTCCTACCTCTTTGACCTGGACAATAAGGTAAACCTGTTGTTTTCTAAGAGATTACTGTGGTGGAAAAGATTGGAGggggaggtgaaggaggagggtTTGGCATTTCCTGTTAACTGATAATAAATAACTAATGTAGTAAATGACTAGCCAGACCTGACACCATACAGTCGGTACACAAAATAAACCCACAACTGCTGAGCTACACACCATCCTCACAATTTTTAGCTTGTAGCAAACATTCAGGTAACACCTTCTTGGGAATGTGCAGTGGTAATTCCTGACTATCATTCTAACTATACCAAGGTATCTTAatcaatatgttaaaaaaaatgctacatATGGAActgtttaatttgaaatatCAGACACTGAACCAGTGACAGGTTTCTAACATAATGCACGCTTTGTGTTCTCTATGAAGGACGGGGAGGTGTATTGTATCGACGCCCGGTACTACGGCAACATCAGCCGCTTCATCAACCACCTTTGTGACCCCAACCTCATCCCAGTGCGGGTGTTCATGCTGCACCAGGACCTGAGATTTCCCCGCATTGCCTTCTTCAGCTCCAGAGACATCCTCAGCGGACAAGAGCTAGGGTGAGAAGTTGAGATGTTTTCAGCTACATTTCTTTCTGGAATTTTTCCAGCCTTTCTTGCAtcatatatttccattttactctttttatttaGCATGtaaggtttttatttgtttgcaacATATCTAGCTGTACCTTTTTTTGATTTAGAGCCGCACAAAAGATCTCTGCTTGACTTGCCTCGTCTCTCATTCATTAGGTTCGACTATGGAGACCGCTTTTGGGACATTAAGAGCAAGTATTTCACCTGTCAGTGTGGATCAGAGAAATGCAAACACTCAGCAGAGGCCATTGCTTTGGAACAGAGCAGACTGGCTCGACTAGAGGCCTGTCCAGAGGCGGGAGCTGACTGTGGGATGACCATGCTAGGGAACTCTTAAAAACACTAACCCACAGGGCCTTTTGGATTAACTTCACCTCATCAGTTTTACATGCTGACATTGGCAATGGAAAATACAACTTTTGGTTTTAATCTCAACATTCTGTTTTTTGGTGTatggtgctgttttttttgtttgtttgtttggttttttttctacttgaaatgtcattttCCCTTCAAAACTGTCAGTCAATTTGCCACTTCAACATGTATCATTTCCCCTATGGTAGAGGATATGGGCcttaacatgttttataaacTGTGTGGGTATTACATATGTTTGAAGAAAACAAGAGGTCTTGTTtgtatgcatacagtatgtttactgtATATCACTATGTACTTTGCCTTGACAGATGAAGGTTGTGCATTAGCAGTGTGCCATCATacacatgtgtttttcttttgtgccAAGAAACGCAATGCATTTTCGACACAGAACAGTACAGTAATGGGCCAACCTCTAGCTCATACTGGACTCAATAAGGACCTGAGGAAtagcattgtttttgtttatgttcactttattttctttatttttatacatattgttttgtcatgtttaGTGTAATAAATTAGCTCATGAGTTGATGACTCTCGTTGGGCTCTTGCCCAGGTGTGTTTTTCTAAATCTATAATGTGATGGGATAGGCAGATCTTGTTTTTCAAGAGACCTGGTtgttttgcgtgtgtgtgtgt is part of the Thunnus albacares chromosome 19, fThuAlb1.1, whole genome shotgun sequence genome and encodes:
- the ehmt2 gene encoding histone-lysine N-methyltransferase EHMT2 isoform X8 → MKHSKQIRDKIIERYQSGEGYKRISKALNISRSTVRTVIKKWKEYGTTVNVPRARCPEKPGVCARRALMRETNTTSTRTLEGPRCWRIENLWKDWKVVARSRSPCSLTEFEHVCQEEMRQNAASRCAKLVQTSPLRFKAVIATKGRPTEYTEVPLGALDIAAADSLTLSPHHEGSDAGDTERLEELPLCSCRMEAPRVDSTSHHVSRQCMATESVNGELRACTNRTIKGETMRPSSRVPLMLLCDIHRSHMVKHHCCPGCGYFCIAGTFLECCPDQRIAHRFHRGCVTVLGGGRSRANGGGMLFCPHCGEDASEAQEVTIPSFSSATASATTVVTMSASSTTTPSLPPSAPMAPSLTASTGGMKDGKMPERPVSARMRSHGLVKLAVEQQQQQPPAAATVATVPPPEEGVDSVGPSLCMPNGKPISPSALPPGPSRAALQKAILTQDTERRKKLRFHPRQLYPAAKQGEVQRVLLMLMEGIDPTYQPDSQNRRSALHAAAQKGLLEVCYMLVQAGAQVDAQDKDLRTPLLEAIINNHIEVARYLVQNGACVYHVEEDGYTGLHHAAKLGSLEIVTMLMETGQVDVNAQDSGGWTPIIWAAEHKHVDVIKALLNRGADVTINDKELNVCLHWAAYAGNVDIAELVLNAGCSLASVNMHGDTPLHIAAREGYLECVTLFLSRGADIDIMNREGDTPLTLARADTPVWVALQINRKLRRGITNRMLRTERIICSDVAQGYENVPIPCVNAVDDEGCPSDYKYVSENCETSAMNIDRNITHLQHCSCTDDCSSSNCLCGQLSIRCWYDKDQRLLQEFNKIEPPLIFECNMACSCYRTCKNRVVQAGIKVRLQLYRTEKMGWGVRALQDIPQGSFICEYVGELISDAEADVREDDSYLFDLDNKDGEVYCIDARYYGNISRFINHLCDPNLIPVRVFMLHQDLRFPRIAFFSSRDILSGQELGFDYGDRFWDIKSKYFTCQCGSEKCKHSAEAIALEQSRLARLEACPEAGADCGMTMLGNS
- the ehmt2 gene encoding histone-lysine N-methyltransferase EHMT2 isoform X7, with the protein product MKHSKQIRDKIIERYQSGEGYKRISKALNISRSTVRTVIKKWKEYGTTVNVPRARCPEKPGVCARRALMRETNTTSTRTLEGPRCWRIENLWKDWKVVARSRSPCSLTEFEHVCQEEMRQNAASRCAKLVQTSPLRFKAVIATKAGRPTEYTEVPLGALDIAAADSLTLSPHHEGSDAGDTERLEELPLCSCRMEAPRVDSTSHHVSRQCMATESVNGELRACTNRTIKGETMRPSSRVPLMLLCDIHRSHMVKHHCCPGCGYFCIAGTFLECCPDQRIAHRFHRGCVTVLGGGRSRANGGGMLFCPHCGEDASEAQEVTIPSFSSATASATTVVTMSASSTTTPSLPPSAPMAPSLTASTGGMKDGKMPERPVSARMRSHGLVKLAVEQQQQQPPAAATVATVPPPEEGVDSVGPSLCMPNGKPISPSALPPGPSRAALQKAILTQDTERRKKLRFHPRQLYPAAKQGEVQRVLLMLMEGIDPTYQPDSQNRRSALHAAAQKGLLEVCYMLVQAGAQVDAQDKDLRTPLLEAIINNHIEVARYLVQNGACVYHVEEDGYTGLHHAAKLGSLEIVTMLMETGQVDVNAQDSGGWTPIIWAAEHKHVDVIKALLNRGADVTINDKELNVCLHWAAYAGNVDIAELVLNAGCSLASVNMHGDTPLHIAAREGYLECVTLFLSRGADIDIMNREGDTPLTLARADTPVWVALQINRKLRRGITNRMLRTERIICSDVAQGYENVPIPCVNAVDDEGCPSDYKYVSENCETSAMNIDRNITHLQHCSCTDDCSSSNCLCGQLSIRCWYDKDQRLLQEFNKIEPPLIFECNMACSCYRTCKNRVVQAGIKVRLQLYRTEKMGWGVRALQDIPQGSFICEYVGELISDAEADVREDDSYLFDLDNKDGEVYCIDARYYGNISRFINHLCDPNLIPVRVFMLHQDLRFPRIAFFSSRDILSGQELGFDYGDRFWDIKSKYFTCQCGSEKCKHSAEAIALEQSRLARLEACPEAGADCGMTMLGNS